The following proteins are encoded in a genomic region of Rissa tridactyla isolate bRisTri1 chromosome 5, bRisTri1.patW.cur.20221130, whole genome shotgun sequence:
- the LOC128910127 gene encoding kelch-like protein 10 gives MAIKDKFAVHDGPSHLTPPAGFEVGDSLARTASSSSPRERKMNAVACPAFNGLCPEGNLGDVIISVDGVTFNAHKMILSGCSPYFRALFSSNCGNAEMNVCNVPGTSPETMGLIMEYAYTGTVSVTAENVESLLIAADQFNILGIVRLCCEFLKSQLCLENCVGIWRFTGYYHCPDLREAAREFILHHFEEVSRVSTEFLELSFHELERLLEKDELPVKEEAMLEAVLKWAAHDLQNRRQHVAFLLSQEGWRSGQKGFFFVK, from the exons ATGGCCATTAAAGACAAATTCGCAGTGCATGATGGACCATCTCATCTTACTCCCCcagcag GCTTCGAAGTGGGCGATAGCTTGGCTCGCACCGCATCCTCGTCCtcacccagggagaggaagatgaaTGCTGTGGCTTGCCCGGCCTTCAATGGGCTTTGCCCGGAAGGGAACCTGGGCGATGTGATCATCAGCGTGGATGGCGTCACGTTCAACGCTcacaagatgatcctctccggcTGCAGTCCATACTTCA GGGCTTTGTTTTCCAGCAACTGCGGCAATGCCGAGATGAACGTCTGTAACGTCCCCGGCACTTCCCCGGAAACGATGGGGCTCATTATGGAGTACGCCTACACCGGCACAGTGTCGGTCACGGCGGAAAACGTTGAAAGTTTGCTGATCGCGGCAGACCAGTTCAACATCCTGGGCATCGTCAGACTGTGCTGCGAGTTCTTAAAGTCCCAGCTCTGCTTGGAAAATTGCGTGGGCATCTGGAGATTCACAGGCTACTACCACTGTCCTGACCTGCGAGAGGCAGCCCGTGAGTTCATCCTGCATCACTTTGAGGAGGTGAGCAGGGTGTCCACAGAGTTTCTGGAGCTCTCCTTCCATGAGCTGGAAcgcctgctggagaaggatgagctCCCTGTGAAAGAAGAGGCAATGTTGGAGGCCGTTCTGAAATGGGCTGCTCATGACCTGCAGAACAGGAGGCAGCACGTTGCATTCCTGCTGAGCCAGGAAGGCTGGAGGAGCggacagaagggatttttctttgtaaaataa